A genomic window from Schistocerca serialis cubense isolate TAMUIC-IGC-003099 chromosome 4, iqSchSeri2.2, whole genome shotgun sequence includes:
- the LOC126474958 gene encoding 39S ribosomal protein L22, mitochondrial yields the protein MFSCVKQMSALLPGIACFHTSSVASAWSGRPGGPRKWLSHNKKIYPPQLPDEEPRPAYVCHMKANIKYSPWKMWYIACLVRGLSVEEAVKQLSFVNKKGATYVRDTILEAQNLAVEKHNVEYKTNLWVAESFVGKGLVVKGIRRHARARHGLVEYFHCHYFVRLEEGKPPEHYYPYQRELSGQELLDKWLTKMRSRKITNSL from the exons atGTTTTCGTGTGTGAAACAAATGTCAGCTTTGCTGCCAGGCATTGCTTGCTTCCACACTAGCTCAGTTGCCAGTGCCTGGAGTGGCAGGCCTGGTGGACCTCGTAAGTGGCTCAGTCACAACAAGAAAATATATCCACCACAATTACCTGATGAAGAACCAAGACCTGCT TATGTTTGTCATATGAAAGCCAACATCAAATACAGTCCATGGAAGATGTGGTATATAGCATGTTTGGTACGTGGATTGTCAGTGGAAGAAGCAGTTAAACAACTCAGTTTTGTTAATAAGAAAGGTGCAACATACGTGAGAGACACCATTTTGGAAGCACAAAATTTGGCAGTAGAGAAGCACAATGTAGAATACAAGACAAATTTATGGGTTG CTGAATCATTTGTTGGCAAGGGGTTGGTTGTAAAAGGCATACGGAGACATGCAAGAGCAAGACACGGCTTAGTGGAGTACTTTCACTGTCATTACTTTGTACGGCTGGAGGAAGGGAAGCCTCCAGAACACTATTATCCATATCAACGAGAACTCTCAGGTCAGGAATTACTGGACAAGTGGCTGACTAAGATGCGGAGCAGGAAGATCACCAACTCATTGTAG